The DNA segment aaactatagaattttctcaataaagccaagagaaaaagatgttttataaacacattctaccagtatacgaagttaaaattttttagttacttagaaattatgttaaaaactgccgttcaaaccgaaaagatgcacattttgtatataaaataattttttttttaattattcaaatgtCAAAGACAattgtaagttatatataaacaaaactgaaaacaccATCGATTTAAGACTAAGTATAGTATTTAATAGGACGAAAGGAAAAGCTGGTCCCAagagttttcttctttctttttattcaggGCGTAAAGTAAAAAGTCTACGTAGGGTTTTTGAACCCAGACAATAAGGAATCGCTGGATATCGTAAGGCTGTACAGATAATGCCGAGGAAGTCCACTGGCTTATAAGATGCACATCAATTCTGGCAAGCCATTTCTTGAATCACCAATTGTACCTATGTGATTTGAGTAAATGTgctggcattctttcgatataactcgacaaaagtCAAAACATTTCGACTTCGGGTATTTctgtggaagcaaatgacagttcgatcctgttttctgcttggaaatttgcggattttacatacacacatgaaatatgCAAGGATTTTTTGTCTTCAAGTTTAAAACGAGACATTGctatatctatactccacaacccacggaaatacccgaagtgaactGTTTtagttttgtcgagttatatcgaaggaatgccaatGTGCCTTATAAACCGTCAAGCACGGGTAAATAGAAACAGTTTGGGTTATGTGTGTTGTACTTGCGTGTTTGTTATCTCTCAGAACCGAGTTCGAATCGTAGGACACCTTCAAATATGTATTTCTTAgtaatttagtaacagtaatatttGGAGGTATTCTTTCGGAATACCTCTTTGGACTTGCTGTCATCTACTATTACAAATATTGGCTTctgttgattaaaaataaaaataccagcGGAGTACATTCGATGATGACTGATGGTGGTAGATGTATAATAAGCCAGATGAGAACCATGAACATAGACGTCCTTCAgtttataactggtacttattttaatgacctcaATGAGTAGAGGGGCAACGGAAAATAATTTAAGGTACTTAACCTAGTCTCATTTTCACAAATGTCAAATGTACCTTTAACCCAAACTAGTTGTGGATGCCGTCTGTATCTCACAAATATACGCAAATATTTAAAGTTTATTGTCGAGTTATCGTTATTACCTAAATGTAAATTAGCTTTGAAGTTATTAAATGAACACTTTTGCGTTAGGGGGTGGTGGTTTATCGATacattttgtaattaataaatcaaaTATTCTACCACTCCGCTCGATGCCAAATAATGAAGAAAACTTTTAAAACATATTTGTAAATGGCATCTATTGGCCCTTTGGTAGCTAAAAGAATCACGATCGGTGtttaaaggagaaaataaacGTTTACTTACATCATATCTCTGGTGGAACAGATATAGCATAGAGAAAGGTATGCAAGTGCCAACCATCGCATGTGTCGAAGGCATTCCGTACTCCAATTCATATCGAGCTTCCAACTTGATGACTGGGGGTGAAATGGGACGCGGTCTCTTTACGATGTCTTTAGTTGCTTGGCCTAAGTAAAGAGTAATCCACCACATAACCACAACTTTCCGAGAGACGAAAAAATCTAAGTTCCACAAAATGAAAGGGAAGAAAGTAGTGTAAAACAATTCGTCGCCCAAGGCAGCTCCAAAACTAAAAAGATAGTAGAGAGATTTGTATTGTATTTTGTAAGGGAGTTCGTTTTTTTTCCCATCTGGGTTAGAAGTTGTGTTTTTAATGGGCTGGCCACCGTTCTGTAAGTTCACTTGGTCCGCTGCTGCATCGGTTTCCGTAACCCCCGATGGTTTTGGTGCTTTTACATTGCGACGGATACATTTATCACTACTTTCATCTTCATCTGGAACCTTTGCCCCGTTCTGGTCGTAATGACAAACCTTCCAGGGGTCATCTTCATCGCGAAAGactattgaagaattttttaatcCCGATTGAGAATACATGTTGCTGGACGGCGCCGATCTTGCAGAATTTTCGTTGTAAGACAATCCACAAAAACGCTGAAATCGTGCAACTAAATATGGGTCATCGAGATATAAAACAATACTTTGCAACATATCCATTATTTACAAAATCACCGCTCCTTCAAAAACTCTTTGATGTAAAGATAATGCTATCTTTACAGAAACTTTCGACCATTAACACTAATCAATGCTTTAAGATTGTTGTATAACAGATATTAAACACTTGTCGCATTCTAGACACAGGCCGAGGTCAAAGCTGAAATATCTGTAGTTGTGTAAACCTGTGAGTTAATGTTGTTCAACGGAGAGATCCGACTTGAAAAGTTTGCTTGAAAGTTGAATTGCGACCAATTATTACACACCCAACGTGTTTTTACTTGTTAAAAACTGTTAGTGATCAAACGGctaaacagtttatatatatatacatcaggaaaTGTCAAGAGAAGACGGATCGATTTATGTTCGTTGCTAGAGCAGGTGTTGTGAGCTAGTAGACTGATTTTTCATGCTTGATGAAGTAGGCCGTTGTGAGGAGGCCAGACCCAGCTGAGTACACATGACATAGAGCCATGATGCTGTCGCTTTGCTAGTGACGAGCAGACTGGATTTACGGTGTAACCTATTAAAAGTATCCTCTCTTCAGAATACACCTACTCTGCCTAGACTTTAATCTGATGAGATTAATCCTTTGTTTATTGCGAGTCCTATTTGTATCGTTGACGAGATACTACCAAATGTTTAAATATCATCATTCTTAGTACATAGTCCAGAATATTTAtgaatgttaattaaaaaaaaaataacacacgcacatacacacacaacttagaAATTTaggagatatgaaaaaaaaaatttaataaaagtattactattattgtagttcttttttttttttgcaacggTGGatcttgaagtagataaagctataaatggcgtaacttcggtataggtaccggaagtaccggatacatttcaagaaagtggggtttatatatatatatatatatgggaggttagggtttgtgttagggttagggttaggggtgggagaaaagggtttctgttaccttcagaaatgtaaataaagccacttacggtacctataccgaaggatcgccctataaataatagcatgtaaataatgGGTCAAAAACCCCTCTTTATAGAAAAGTCGAAGGCTGTCCATGGAATACGAACCCACATCTGTAAACACAACAGGCGTTATTAGTATTTTTCAGTATTATGTACAACGTTTAGTATTgggttttgtattttctcttatattgaaATTACTCTACAAAATATGAGTGCAACTCCTAGTCGTGCGATTTTCTGTATGTCGTGATTGTGCCGGACCCGGGattttgattatgtatatgtatgtgtcattgtttttcgtttcgtttaacgtccgctttccatgctagcatgggttggacgaatgactgagggctggcgagccagatcgCTGCACCGGGCTtctatcttgatctggcagagtttctacagctggatccccttcttaacgccaaccactccgagagtgtagtgggcgccagtcaggcggtactggcaacgaaaaATAATTTCTAAGGGACCTATAATTACAAGGcgtgtttctgttttcaggcaCAACTCTTCACATCCTTCTTCAACAACTACAAAGTATACACATCTCCAAGATAACTCAGATTGGAAGATGGAGTTGTGTGTTGTTTTGGAAAAGTCTAGATCTCACAAGGTGAAGCATTTCCCAGGACTCAAAGCTGAATCAGTAGTGTTGTGTGTGACCACCAGGGAGAGCCACTGCCCCTGTTTGGACAGAGACAACTGGATTTCTTAAGATATctagagtttttttttctttctgggaacagcctgcttgtgggAGATTAGACTGTGTGAGACTAGctaaggggagaaagaaagaaatgtaaaggGTTTCACAAACCTACTCAGACGTTTCCAGTTGTCTGACATGTATCAGCTTGTTTTGAATGTTCTAATGTGGACATGAACAAGTTTCATTAGGTCCTCCCAATGATCTTGGGTGTCAgagacacaatcatcatcatcatcatcgtcatcatcaccatcatcatcatatgatatctgttttccaagctggcatgggtgggacagctTGACTGCTGCTGGACAGTccgagggctgcaccaggctccagttgtctgttgtggtatggtttctactgctggatgcccttcctaatgccaatagagtgtgtgggatgacgtcagcagctgaggagctgaccggaacttggggctgaccggaagGGGCAGCAGTGACGTGCGTGCAGGCAGGGCAGGATTCTTCTTTTCGATCGAGGTAACCGAAGGAGTTAGACGCGTGAGCACGTTGTTAAGGTAGGggagaagcagctgctatttctagtgttcgGGTCGGGCTGCGTTGAAGGGTCAATTACCGCTGAGAGGTCTCCGttgagcgaagagaaggtaggtgtccttATTTCGAATCTCTCGCATACACCACAGAAGTGAGGGCTAGTTGCATGAAGGGTAGATCACTTTGTTTGGATGGTCTGTCCtacaagttttatatttatataccacaCATGGCGACCCCTTGGTAGATACCTACAGTAATTGACTTCACAACAGGAGAATCCTCATTTCTATGAGCTGAAGAGTTGTAATGTTGCTGAGAAAGGGTCCAAACAAGGGGCACACATTGATACTTTTTAACCTGTGCCTCTGCAAAATACAAGTTTCAAGACTTtggcctcttcttcttcttcttcttcttcttcttaatcttcctcctcctcctcctcctcgggAGTGATtcttgaaaaacaagggggaattcatggcagtgttcagtgaacaaattaaacacactacatGACAGTGGCTAAAAAGTGAactgatcaagtttatgtataaattttctttttatatatttgtttccttttacccaatattaaaacaacagctaaaaattttctgaagtagCACCcccttggctgtgtggtaagtataggcataggagtggctgggtggtaagtagcttgcttatgaactacatggttccgggttcagtcccactgcatggcaccttgggcaagtgtcttctactatagcctcgggccgaccaaagccttgtgagtggatttggtagacagaaactgaaagaagcccatcgtatatatgtatatatctatatatatgtatatatgtatgtgtatgtgtatatgtttgtgtgtctgtgtttgtgcccccaacatcgcttgacaaccgatgctggtgtgtttacgtccccgtaacttagcagttcggcaaaagagactgataaaataagtactaggcttacaaagaataactcctgggatcgatttgcttgactaaaggaggtgctccagcatggccacagtcaaatgactgaaacaaataaaatagtaaagccgccactgagtgggactgaacccaaaaccacatggttgcaaaacaagtttcttaaccacacagctatacttgTACCAATGCAGCTAATCATTTGTAGTCCAGTTCTATTATGtttgccttacatccttctgGTAGGAGATAAATACCAGAGATGTACTGCGGTTGATTAGattccgctttttttttttctggtaaaaGATACAGGTGTAACTgtatggcaagaagtttgcttcccagccatatggtttcaggttcagtcccattgcatggcaccttgagtgtctgctactatatagccttgtgttggccaaagccttgtgagtggatttggtacacggaaactgaaagaagcttgtcatatgtacgtatgtatgtgcgtatgtaaggcggtgagctggctgaagtgttagcaccccgggcgaaatgcgtagccatatttcgtctgctgttacgttctgagttcaaatttcgccgaggtcaactttgcctttcatccttttggggtcaataaaattaagtaccagttacgcactgggtcgatataattgatttaatccgtttgtctgtccttgtttgtcccctctgtgtttagccccttgtgggcaataaagaaacatgtatgtatgtatgtatgtacgtacgtgcatgtgtatgtgtgtatgtatgtatgtatgtatgtatgttttatgtatgtatgtatgtatgtatatatatatatgtgtgtatatatatgtgtgtgtatatatatgtgtgtgtatttgttctccgctacacctcttgacaactgatgttgatgtgcttatgtccctgtaacttagcagttcatcaaaagagactaatagaatacaaaaaagtcctggggtcgattcattcaactaagaattcttcagtgcagtgctccagcatggccacagtctaatgatagaaacaagtaaaagataaaaggccagcaactttgggagAATGAGAAGTTGATTATGTCAAgtgcaaaatgatgaaaggcagggCCAACCCACTAGAGTAGCTAGGGCAAGGCCGTAGGGGCAGTCCATCCCAAGTGACACTTTTAAAAGGGCACCACTTTTGGGTTTGCTGTATGCAATATGTGGGGTCCAGGGGTGGAAAACAGAAGGACCACCCCAGGTGAcatacactctagctacgctattgggtcaacctcagtggaatttgaactcagaatgaaacgaagtgttttgctcatgaacacaacgtgtcgcctggtctaggaattgaaaccacaatcttatgatcatgagtccaacaccctaaccactaagccatgtgcctccacggaaAGATTAGTCCATCATAGGGTTACCTAttaacagctgagtggactgcggcagcatgaaatgaagtgttttgctcaaggatgcaacgtgtcacccggtccaggaattgaaaccacaatcttatgatcatgagtccaacactctaaccactaagccatgtgccttcactggaAGATTAGTCCATCATAGGGTTACCtattgacagctgagtggactgtggcAGCATGAAACAGTGTTTCGActaatccaggaattgaaaccacaatattacgatcatgagtccaacagccTGAAtagatgttgctaagcattttcgtCTGGAATGGTATGATTCTGCCAAGCTTGCCACTCTGCTGATCTTAGTTATATTGACTGTACGTTTCCCAATGATAAAAATAGATAATGAAACTGATGAgtgattaaatggaaaataaatagaaCAGGTTCAATGTACTGTTATACACAagtagtgtggaggcgcaatggcccagtggttagggcagtggactcgcggtcttaagatcgcggtttcgattcccagaccgggcgttgtgtttattgagcgaaaacacctaaaagctccacgaggctccggcaggggatggtggtgatccctgctgtactctttcaccacaacttgctctcactcttacttcctgtttctgttgtacctgtatttcaaagggccggccttgtcactctctgtgtcacgctgaatatccccgagaacttcgttaagggtacacgtgtctgtggagtgctcaaccacttatgcattaatctcacgagcaggctgttccgttgattcggatcaaccagaacccttgtcgtcgtaagcgacagagtgcttccatacaCAAGTAgtaatagttatttctttattgctcacagggggctaaacatagaggggacaaacaaggacagacaaagggattaagttgattacatcgacccctgtgcttaactggtacttattcaatcgaccctgaaaggatgaaaggcaaagtcgacctcggcggaatttgaactcagaacgtaacggtgttttgctcaagaatgcaacgtgtcgcccggtctaggaattgaaaccacaatcttatgatcatgagtccaacaccctaaccactaagccatttgcCTCCACTGGAAGATCAGTCCATAATAGGATTACCTAttaacagctgagtggactgtggcagcatgaaatgaaatgttttgctcaagaacacaacatgtaacCAGTCTGGAAACCAAAACCACAACTTCACAATTGTAAGTGCAATGCATCTCACCAAATAGGCCAGGCACCTTCAGAGTAATAATATAACACAAATAAAAATGGTGTGACTGAATTAAAAACTTCAGTATGATCACACTCCATCTTATCTTTTCAACTTTGCTCTCACCTGATGCAGTTTTTAATCAAATACGAGtttaaattatcaaaataattttactgaatttcctttattgctgTGACTGAAATTTATTGTTCTGGACTATATAACCccggggtgggtggggggggggggtgtaacaGTTGTCTACAAAGTGCAGTATTGATAGCATTGAGGCTAGATACAGGTGTTAGATACAGGTATTACAGCTGGTGTCCATAATAAGGAAGACTTTTGCACTATAATGGAGGTAtgatccttttattcttttatttgtttcagtcatttgactgtggccatgctggagcactgccttttagttgaagaaattgactgcaggacttattctttgtaagcccagtacttattctatctttctaagcctagtacttattctatctgttccttttgctaaaccgctaagttacagggatgtaaatacaccaacatcggttgtcaagcgatggtggggggacaaacagacacacaaacatatatatcatcatcatcatcatcatcatcatcatcgtttaacgtccgttttccatgctggcatgggttgggtggtttgactgaggattggtaaGCCAgtagactgcaccaagctccaatcggatctggcagtgtttctacagctggttgcccttcctaacaccaaccactctgatagtgtagtgggtgctttgtacaTACTACTGCCATGGCAGCCAGTCACACAGtattggcatcgaccacattcggatggcactttttacatgtcagtggcacaggaaccagtcggTGGGCATTGGtattgaccacattcagatgctgctttttacatgccaccggcacaggaagccagtcaggcagcactggcattgaccacaactatgatttcaattttgattttatttgactcagtaggtcttctcaagcgcagcatATCACCCgatgattcaagggtacttttaaatgggctggttatgcaacactggtatcggccatggctgtgaactcactttacttgctgggtcATTGGCCAtgattcgatatatatatatatacaataggcttctttcagtttcttatttctttatggcccgcaagaggctaaacatagaggggacaaacaaggacagacaaaggggttaagtcgattacattggccccagtgcgtaacgggtacttatttaattgaccccgaaaggcaaagtcgaccttggcggaatttgaactcagaacgtagcggcagatgaaatacctatttctttactacccacaaggggctacacacagaggggacatacaaggacatacaaatggattaagttgattatatcaacccagtacgtaactggtacttatttaatcgaccctgaaagtatgaaaggcaaagtagacctcggtggaatttgaactcagaacctaacggcagatgagatactgcttagcatttcacctggcgtgctaacgtttctgccagctcaccactttttagtttctaccaaatccactcacaaggctttgattggcctgaggctatatagtagcagacactcaaggtgccatacagtgggactgaacccagaaccatgtggttgggaagcaagcttcttaccacacagctacgcctgtgccTTACgcatataaaaaagataataaaaggaTGCTATGAAGGGGGGAAATAATTGAAGCAATGGCTAGTGGAAGAGGAAAACTGAGGAAGATGTGGACCTCATGAAAAAGATGACCAGTAACAACAGAAAGTGGGTAAGATGACCTAttgaataaggtggtgagctggcagaatcgttagcacgccgggcgaaatacttagctgtattttgtctgccattatgttctgagttcaaatttcgccgaggtcgacttcacctttcatcctttcggggtctataaattaagtaccagttacacactagggtcgatgtaatcgacttattccgtttgtctgtccttgtttgttccctctgtgtttagccccttgtgggctgtaaagaaataggtatttcgtctgccgttaggttctgagttcaaattctgccgaagtcaactttgcctttcatcctttcggggtcgataaattaagtaccagttatgcactggggtcgatgtaatcgacttaatccgtttgtctgtccttgtttgtcccctctatgtttagccccttgtgggcaataaagaaataagacgacTTATGCTGGAACAGAACTATCAAACCTCACCATGGGTGcaaaatgattttgatgatgac comes from the Octopus sinensis linkage group LG11, ASM634580v1, whole genome shotgun sequence genome and includes:
- the LOC115217379 gene encoding sphingosine-1-phosphate phosphatase 2, encoding MDMLQSIVLYLDDPYLVARFQRFCGLSYNENSARSAPSSNMYSQSGLKNSSIVFRDEDDPWKVCHYDQNGAKVPDEDESSDKCIRRNVKAPKPSGVTETDAAADQVNLQNGGQPIKNTTSNPDGKKNELPYKIQYKSLYYLFSFGAALGDELFYTTFFPFILWNLDFFVSRKVVVMWWITLYLGQATKDIVKRPRPISPPVIKLEARYELEYGMPSTHAMVGTCIPFSMLYLFHQRYDFPFNIGLMLAIAWTTLISLSRIYLGMHSVLDIIVGVLYVCIILPLIYPYLQVLDHFSVTHPVAPFFTIGVPFLLCLLYPPVDKWNTARRDTTLLIGVGAGISVGSWLCYQHGFATSSYPIPVPLELPSITAVILCFIRLIIGVPIMLITAELLRLIIRNICKHIFGINIKDPKIKRMQIYELTDSFLPFLIVAINVTYGIPMIFSVLGIDRPSYYAEILPPVSI